From the genome of Monomorium pharaonis isolate MP-MQ-018 chromosome 2, ASM1337386v2, whole genome shotgun sequence, one region includes:
- the LOC105838273 gene encoding glutathione S-transferase theta-3 encodes MTLKLYYDLLSQPSRALYIILKMCNIPFEKKIVNLKNLEQYTEEFEQINPFKKVPVIDHDGFKLAESVGITRYLSREFKMNDHWYPSDSKKQAKVDEYLEWQHLNTRLHCATYFLVKFLNPLMRGTPAKPEKVAEAESRMKDCVDIIENVWLKDKPFLTGNTISVADIFCACELEQPRLAGYDPKKGRPHLTAWMEKVAAETNPHYQDAHKFLNQMVAGNPSQNFNFKL; translated from the exons atgACTTTGAAGTTATATTATGATTTACTCTCACAACCTTCGAGAGCACTGTATATAATTCTCAAAATGTGCAATATACCATTCGAGAAGAAGATCGTAAATCTGAAGAATCTTGAACAATACACTGAGGAGTTTGAACAGATTAATCCATTCAAGAAAGTCCCTGTTATAGATCACGATGGTTTTAAACTTGCGGAAAG tgtGGGAATTACGCGATACCTGAGTCGAGAATTTAAAATGAATGATCACTGGTACCCGTCCGACTCGAAGAAACAGGCAAAAGTTGATGAATATCTCGAGTGGCAACATCTCAATACAAGACTTCATTGCGCAACATACTTCTTAGTTAAG tttcttAATCCACTCATGCGAGGTACACCGGCAAAGCCAGAAAAGGTGGCCGAGGCCGAAAGTCGTATGAAAGATTGCGTCGACATTATTGAGAATGTATGGCTGAAAGATAAGCCATTCTTGACAGGAAACACGATCAGCGTGGCTGATATATTCTGCGCTTGTGAATTGGAGCAACCAC GATTAGCTGGTTACGATCCGAAAAAAGGAAGACCCCACCTGACTGCCTGGATGGAAAAAGTTGCTGCGGAAACAAATCCTCACTATCAAGATgctcataaatttttaaaccaaATGGTGGCAGGAAATCCATCgcaaaactttaattttaaactttaa
- the LOC105838274 gene encoding xaa-Pro aminopeptidase ApepP isoform X2: MKKFVFRILLTSCVLGLTKADTDTLLKPKYNYNGAERLYCPANAYVENQPINRHDSSLRLRQLRSEMIRVAAVQGPPLDGYIVTSDDEHQSEAVDPHDMRREFLTGFYGSAGEAIVTTDKAILWTDGRYHVQANHQLDCNWILMKRGEHDVPTITEWLMHEFQNRSEVRIGANPKLIPAFAWETWEEEFANSSVRLVAVHNDLVDLIWQVGRPEYNPHAAYPLTDEYSGKPWQEKVQSIRLEMKLSSADALVVTALDEIAWLFNVRGYDLPHTPVLRAYAIVTHESLHLYVLRQKILRSVDIHLKIDSCSHANCVKWHNYTDIWSDLKTMSQVWNTVWLPSPYGYSPGASKEIYNSIPPEKRLAKASPIIDLRAEKNKVEITGMRRSHLKDAIAMCDFLAYMEEQYKLDAEGWDEMQVARVINEIRYEQGGNRGIAFPTIAGYGPHAAMPHYEPNNLTNIKIGTTSTLTIDSGGQYLDGTTDVTRTLHFGVPTDEQKKAYTRVLIGLIELASLIFPSDLTVDQLDIIARRPLWSTGYDYMHGTGHGIGHFSSVHESPISLSYFGCENSGVKLKPGFFLSNEPGYYKEDDFGVRLENILEVIPADKLLITVAVS; the protein is encoded by the exons GATTAACAAAAGCTGATACCGACACACTGCTGAAGccgaaatataattataatggcGCTGAGAGATTATACTGCCCAGCAAACGCTTATGTCGAGAACCAACCAATCAATCGACACGACAGTTCTCTTCGACTGAGACAATTGAGATCCGAGATGATTCGAGTAGCGGCAGTTCAAGGGCCACCTCTTGATGGCTACATCGTCACTTCGGACGATGAGCATCAA AGCGAAGCTGTGGACCCACATGATATGAGAAGAGAATTTCTTACTGGATTTTATGGAAGTGCTGGAGAAGCCATAGTCACTACTGATAAAGCAATACTTTGGACTGATGGTCGATATCATGTTCAAGCAAATCATCAGCTGGATTGCAATTGGATTTTAATGAAGCGAGGTGAACACGAC GTACCAACAATAACAGAATGGTTGATGCACGAGTTCCAAAATCGATCAGAAGTACGTATTGGTGCCAATCCAAAATTAATACCTGCATTTGCGTGGGAGACATGGGAGGAGGAATTTG CGAATTCATCTGTAAGATTGGTCGCAGTCCATAACGACCTGGTAGACTTAATCTGGCAGGTGGGCCGACCTGAATACAATCCGCACGCGGCGTATCCGTTGACGGACGAGTACTCCGGCAAACCATGGCAGGAAAAAGTTCAGAGTATCCGTCTGGAAATGAAGTTATCGTCGGCCGACGCACTCGTCGTTACCGCGCTGGACGAGATAGCGTGGCTCTTCAACGTCCGCGGCTACGATCTACCGCACACGCCCGTCCTCAGGGCCTACGCGATTGTTACTCACGAGTCCTTGCATCTTTACGTATTGCGTCAAAAGATCCTGCGATCTGTCGATATACATCTGAAAATTGACTCTTGCTCCCATGCAAACTGCGTTAA ATGGCACAATTACACAGACATTTGGAGCGATTTAAAAACCATGTCTCAAGTTTGGAATACAGTGTGGCTTCCATCGCCGTACGGCTACTCGCCGGGTGCGTCCAAAGAAATATACAATTCC ATTCCTCCAGAGAAAAGATTGGCTAAAGCCTCGCCTATAATCGACCTAAGAGcggaaaaaaacaaagttgaAATAACAGGTATGAGAAGATCCCATTTAAAAGATGCAATAGCCATGTGTGATTTCCTCGCTTACATGGAAGAGCAGTACAAATTAGACGCTGAAGGATGGGACGAGATGCAAGTGGCGAGAGTAATCAATGAAATTCGTTATGAGCAAGGCGGTAATAGGGGTATCGCCTTCCCAACAATCGCGGGATATGGTCCACACGCCGCTATGCCACATTATGAgccaaataatttaacaaatattaaaattggaaCCACATCTACATTAACAATTGATTCTGGAGGGCAATATTTGG ATGGTACCACAGACGTGACTAGAACTCTTCACTTTGGAGTACCGACCGACGAGCAGAAAAAAGCCTACACGAGAGTGCTGATCGGTTTGATTGAATTAGCGTCTCTGATCTTTCCTAGTGATCTAACAGTAGATCAATTGGACATTATTGCGCGAAGGCCACTATGGAGCACTGGTTATGATTACATGCACGGAACTGGTCATGGAATCGGTCACTTCTCTTCAGTTCACGAAT CGCCTATCAGCTTGTCATATTTCGGATGCGAAAATTCAGGAGTCAAGTTGAAGCCAGGATTCTTTCTTTCAAACGAACCGGGGTATTACAAAGAAGACGATTTTGGAGTTCGTTTGGAGAATATTCTTGAAGTAATTCCGGCTGATAAATTG cttATAACTGTTGCAGTCTCATAA
- the LOC105838274 gene encoding xaa-Pro aminopeptidase 1 isoform X1, translated as MKKFVFRILLTSCVLGLTKADTDTLLKPKYNYNGAERLYCPANAYVENQPINRHDSSLRLRQLRSEMIRVAAVQGPPLDGYIVTSDDEHQSEAVDPHDMRREFLTGFYGSAGEAIVTTDKAILWTDGRYHVQANHQLDCNWILMKRGEHDVPTITEWLMHEFQNRSEVRIGANPKLIPAFAWETWEEEFANSSVRLVAVHNDLVDLIWQVGRPEYNPHAAYPLTDEYSGKPWQEKVQSIRLEMKLSSADALVVTALDEIAWLFNVRGYDLPHTPVLRAYAIVTHESLHLYVLRQKILRSVDIHLKIDSCSHANCVKWHNYTDIWSDLKTMSQVWNTVWLPSPYGYSPGASKEIYNSIPPEKRLAKASPIIDLRAEKNKVEITGMRRSHLKDAIAMCDFLAYMEEQYKLDAEGWDEMQVARVINEIRYEQGGNRGIAFPTIAGYGPHAAMPHYEPNNLTNIKIGTTSTLTIDSGGQYLDGTTDVTRTLHFGVPTDEQKKAYTRVLIGLIELASLIFPSDLTVDQLDIIARRPLWSTGYDYMHGTGHGIGHFSSVHESPISLSYFGCENSGVKLKPGFFLSNEPGYYKEDDFGVRLENILEVIPADKLSHNGQRFLKFRDVTLVPYEPKLIDINMLTPLHRRWLNNYNKRIREEVGAELKKNLKMKAFYWMMMKTMTIPETGSGGYFFPDSQAMPSTSRQFHVLVAIVAIYHIVANLTKIND; from the exons GATTAACAAAAGCTGATACCGACACACTGCTGAAGccgaaatataattataatggcGCTGAGAGATTATACTGCCCAGCAAACGCTTATGTCGAGAACCAACCAATCAATCGACACGACAGTTCTCTTCGACTGAGACAATTGAGATCCGAGATGATTCGAGTAGCGGCAGTTCAAGGGCCACCTCTTGATGGCTACATCGTCACTTCGGACGATGAGCATCAA AGCGAAGCTGTGGACCCACATGATATGAGAAGAGAATTTCTTACTGGATTTTATGGAAGTGCTGGAGAAGCCATAGTCACTACTGATAAAGCAATACTTTGGACTGATGGTCGATATCATGTTCAAGCAAATCATCAGCTGGATTGCAATTGGATTTTAATGAAGCGAGGTGAACACGAC GTACCAACAATAACAGAATGGTTGATGCACGAGTTCCAAAATCGATCAGAAGTACGTATTGGTGCCAATCCAAAATTAATACCTGCATTTGCGTGGGAGACATGGGAGGAGGAATTTG CGAATTCATCTGTAAGATTGGTCGCAGTCCATAACGACCTGGTAGACTTAATCTGGCAGGTGGGCCGACCTGAATACAATCCGCACGCGGCGTATCCGTTGACGGACGAGTACTCCGGCAAACCATGGCAGGAAAAAGTTCAGAGTATCCGTCTGGAAATGAAGTTATCGTCGGCCGACGCACTCGTCGTTACCGCGCTGGACGAGATAGCGTGGCTCTTCAACGTCCGCGGCTACGATCTACCGCACACGCCCGTCCTCAGGGCCTACGCGATTGTTACTCACGAGTCCTTGCATCTTTACGTATTGCGTCAAAAGATCCTGCGATCTGTCGATATACATCTGAAAATTGACTCTTGCTCCCATGCAAACTGCGTTAA ATGGCACAATTACACAGACATTTGGAGCGATTTAAAAACCATGTCTCAAGTTTGGAATACAGTGTGGCTTCCATCGCCGTACGGCTACTCGCCGGGTGCGTCCAAAGAAATATACAATTCC ATTCCTCCAGAGAAAAGATTGGCTAAAGCCTCGCCTATAATCGACCTAAGAGcggaaaaaaacaaagttgaAATAACAGGTATGAGAAGATCCCATTTAAAAGATGCAATAGCCATGTGTGATTTCCTCGCTTACATGGAAGAGCAGTACAAATTAGACGCTGAAGGATGGGACGAGATGCAAGTGGCGAGAGTAATCAATGAAATTCGTTATGAGCAAGGCGGTAATAGGGGTATCGCCTTCCCAACAATCGCGGGATATGGTCCACACGCCGCTATGCCACATTATGAgccaaataatttaacaaatattaaaattggaaCCACATCTACATTAACAATTGATTCTGGAGGGCAATATTTGG ATGGTACCACAGACGTGACTAGAACTCTTCACTTTGGAGTACCGACCGACGAGCAGAAAAAAGCCTACACGAGAGTGCTGATCGGTTTGATTGAATTAGCGTCTCTGATCTTTCCTAGTGATCTAACAGTAGATCAATTGGACATTATTGCGCGAAGGCCACTATGGAGCACTGGTTATGATTACATGCACGGAACTGGTCATGGAATCGGTCACTTCTCTTCAGTTCACGAAT CGCCTATCAGCTTGTCATATTTCGGATGCGAAAATTCAGGAGTCAAGTTGAAGCCAGGATTCTTTCTTTCAAACGAACCGGGGTATTACAAAGAAGACGATTTTGGAGTTCGTTTGGAGAATATTCTTGAAGTAATTCCGGCTGATAAATTG TCTCATAATGGgcaaagatttcttaaatttagagATGTCACTCTGGTCCCGTACGAACCGAAACTTATCGATATTAATATGCTAACTCCATTGCAT CGGCGTTggctaaataattacaataaacgTATACGGGAAGAAGTCGGCGCAGAgttgaaaaagaatttaaaaatgaaagcATTTTACTGGATGATGATGAAAACTATGACCATTCCAGAGACAGGTTCAGGCGGCTATTTTTTCCCTGATTCTCAAGCAATGCCGTCTACCAGTAGGCAATTCCATGTTTTAGTTGCGATTGTTGCCATTTATCATATTGTAGCAA atcttacaaaaataaacgattaa
- the LOC105838276 gene encoding NADH dehydrogenase [ubiquinone] 1 alpha subcomplex assembly factor 4: protein MGKIYSLLIRPIRTFNIANRAEKVISQEKPIPAPQHASTERQKKLSDKVNPHFLEDHYRKNMQLDQRLKDVFVTSTDPQVTREPTRESKLLPQNRHSWNHDSTLEPYETTTIPAGKCSLKQALTFIFQHKQDPIKYNSENIASEYKIDKKIVDDILKYFKVYVIVSKENPEPMEDSFQQMLDHNLQFKNILGVKKKEKDVEEKK, encoded by the exons ATGGGAAAGATTTATTCATTGTTGATACGGCCTATtcgtacatttaatattgcaaatcGTGCGGAGAAAGTTATCTCTCAAGAAAAACCAATACCCGCACCTCAGCATGCGTCCACAGAAAGGCAAAAGAAGCTTTCGGATAAAG TAAATCCACATTTTTTGGAAGATCATTATCGAAAGAACATGCAACTGGATCAACGACTGAAAGATGTTTTTGTTACATCAACAGATCCACAA gtAACAAGAGAGCCAACTAGAGAATCCAAGCTTTTACCTCAGAATAGACACAGTTGGAACCATGATTCTACATTGGAGCCTTATGAAACTACAACAATTCCCGCAGGAAAATGTTCACTAAAGCAGGctcttacatttatttttcaacataaacAAGAccctataaaatataatagtgaaaatatagcttctgaatataaaatagataagaaAATAGTAG acgatatattgaaatattttaaagtttatgtaattGTCTCAAAAGAGAATCCAGAACCGATGGAAGATTCATTTCAACAAATGCTCGAccataatttacaatttaaaaatatattaggggtcaaaaagaaagaaaaggatgTGGAAGAGAAAAAGTAG